A single Drosophila miranda strain MSH22 chromosome XR, D.miranda_PacBio2.1, whole genome shotgun sequence DNA region contains:
- the LOC108151032 gene encoding titin-like isoform X2, with amino-acid sequence MFDSGMAAVSLSINGQPAVLLQPDTVYRIGRKEAYEFCVADESMELLHALAIVYRAGVLRVLALMGKVFVNGLENGNVDISRKDAIDGKVKLRFGNVAAEAQIMEPIQHHDSSGFGESLKDTSVDTTSDSLVIPETEVQSVNTSANTTVGSFFVPETQAVVFDKGVSKGGKVSLGDDFMIPETQDLLSTPPVVVHNEKSNSIDEDASEMGTQIRICTQEFNNFDEDAFDDFDSSMIMGDSVTALSLRQRIENKNKQDVDEKDLELSALNWSATNPKCTVLNSTKAGELSPRELACIAPDLSGQNPSQNARNCTPDLFDLMNAGNVLSAKTIDKIQEKAAKIGNTPEEGVVEKIASKRVGRPRKIKTPTSTPQDTIQSKIKKENPPEKENANTSAVAKRRVGRPRKSQKPTEDKPELKVRRSETSSTTDKITTRNTSEEKAKGEPQSKAAETREFRELACITPDLSGQNPSQNAGNCTPDLFDLMNAGNVLSERSATPTLCGLKQLIVATIETPTATPIEVEDKENQDFIVTPSKEPASESPKNGNENNETNQDFIAPQPFPFHLKRKQERLQATESLKDRPDGELINQDFIETQPFPSKLKQNAWKAADYPKDRSYEEETNQDIIATQPFPLWKKKNRNAAESTEEHRDSEDNQDFIATEAFPSISKQASKNTPENKENIPVEKNDTEPKASTSKDAKNLNSRTYNEIMEILDKMAAGLPQPPDDPNEPQIKFVEPSIIMDENYNAKVARLESIYPDRDSKRLWGLPKLPEVLNSRIAGSESPPRTTRNACQRRLSDESPRIEPRKRPAAAENSPEPKNKISRLPLNSFIEEDDKKAADKESTPELVVSNTQLDSASHSKVKKTTGPQKEEQASDMESSPELVVKVRPGRSKRSTSTQLDSASHFKVKKKIEPKKEEQTADKESSYSKVKKTVEPKQEEQDVPDAPRSRLRNAKTIDKIQEKAAKIGNTPEEGVVEKIASKRVGRPRKIKTPTSTPQENIQSKIKKENPPEKENANTSAVAKRRVGRPRKSQKPTNNNNK; translated from the exons ATGTTTGATTCCGGGATGGCAGCTGTAAGCTTAAGCATAAACGGGCAGCCGGCCGTCCTTCTACAGCCCGATACTGTTTACCGCATTGGGCGCAAGGAAGCATATGAGTTCTGTGTCGCCGATGAA TCCATGGAGCTGTTGCATGCTTTGGCAATTGTCTATCGAGCGGGTGTCCTTCGCGTGTTGGCGCTGATGGGAAAGGTATTCGTGAATGGCCTGGAGAACGGCAATGTGGACATCAGCCGAAAGGATGCCATCGATGGAAAGGTAAAGTTACGCTTCGGTAATGTGGCAGCCGAAGCGCAAATAATGGAACCTATTCAG CACCATGATAGCAGTGGATTCGGCGAATCCCTCAAGGACACATCCGTCGATACAACATCAGACAGTCTCGTTATACCAGAAACGGAGGTGCAGTCGGTCAACACAAGTGCTAATACAACGGTTGGTAGCTTTTTTGTACCCGAAACCCAAGCTGTGGTCTTTGATAAAGGAGTCTCGAAGGGCGGCAAAGTTTCGCTGGGCGATGACTTCATGATACCCGAGACGCAAGATCTCCTTAGTACTCCACCAGTTGTTGTCCACAATGAGAAATCCAATTCTATCGATGAAGATGCCTCTGAAATGGGCACGCAGATACGCATTTGCACCCAGGAATTCAATAATTTCGATGAGGATGCATTTGATGACTTCGATTCATCTATGATAATGGGAGATTCTGTGACGGCACTATCGCTTCGTCAGCGcattgaaaacaaaaacaagcaGG ATGTCGATGAAAAGGACCTGGAACTGAGTGCCTTAAATTGGTCTGCAACTAATCCAAAATGCACTGTCTTGAATAGCACCAAGGCGGGAGAATTGTCTCCTCGGGAACTTGCTTGTATTGCACCAGACCTATCCGGCCAGAATCCATCTCAAAATGCAAGAAATTGTACTCCTGATCTATTTGATTTGATGAATGCTGGTAATGTACTGTCCGCAAAAACAATCGACAAGATTCAGGAAAAGGCAGCCAAAATTGGGAATACACCCGAAGAAGGAGTCGTTGAAAAGATAGCAAGCAAGCGAGTAGGAAGACCGAGAAAGATCAAAACACCAACATCAACACCGCAGGACACCATACAGAGTAAGATAAAGAAGGAGAACCCACCAGAGAAAGAAAATGCGAATACTAGTGCAGTGGCAAAACGGAGGGTGGGCAGACCTAGGAAGTCCCAAAAACCAACAGAAGATAAACCAGAACTAAAAGTGAGAAGAAGTGAGACATCATCTACAACAGATAAGATCACTACGAGGAACACGTCAGAGGAGAAAGCTAAAGGAGAACCACaatccaaagctgctgaaacTCGAGAATTTCGGGAACTTGCTTGTATTACACCAGACCTATCCGGCCAAAATCCATCTCAAAATGCAGGAAATTGTACTCCTGATCTATTTGACTTGATGAATGCTGGTAATGTACTGTCCGAGAGATCCGCCACACCAACGCTTTGCGGGCTAAAGCAGTTGATTGTGGCCACCATAGAGACACCAACAGCAACTCCTATCGAAGTGGAGGACAAAGAAAATCAGGACTTTATTGTCACTCCGAGCAAAGAGCCAGCAAGCGAATCTCCCAAAAATGGCAACGAAAATAACGAAACTAATCAGGATTTCATTGCCCCTCAGCCGTTTCCCTTTCACTTAAAGCGCAAGCAAGAAAGATTGCAAGCAACCGAATCTCTTAAAGATCGCCCTGATGGCGAGCTCATAAATCAGGATTTCATAGAAACTCAGCCATTTCCTTCGAAGCTCAAACAAAATGCCTGGAAAGCAGCCGACTATCCTAAAGACCGCAGCTATGAGGAGGAAACTAATCAAGATATCATTGCCACTCAGCCGTTCCCCTTATGGAAGAAGAAAAATAGGAACGCAGCTGAATCAACTGAAGAACACCGCGACAGTGAGGACAATCAAGATTTTATAGCCACGGAGGCATTCCCCTCGATAAGCAAGCAAGCAAGTAAGAACACTCCAGAAAATAAAGAGAACATTCCAGTTGAAAAAAATGATACAGAACCCAAAGCTTCTACTTCCAAAGACGCAAAAA ATTTGAATTCTCGTACATATAATGAAATCATGGAGATACTGGACAAAATGGCTGCAGGCCTTCCACAGCCGCCTGATGATCCAAACGAACCTCAAATTAAGTTCGTTGAACCTTCCATTATTATGGATGAAAACTATAATGCTAAG GTTGCCCGTCTAGAATCCATCTATCCGGACAGGGACAGCAAGCGGCTTTGGGGCTTACCGAAATTACCCGAAGTCTTGAATAGCCGCATAGCCGGATCGGAGTCACCTCCACGTACTA CAAGAAACGCATGTCAACGACGCCTTTCAGACGAATCACCAAGAATTGAGCCCAGAAAACGGCCAGCGGCTGCAGAAAACTCACCCGAAC CTAAAAATAAGATCAGCCGTCTACCTTTGAATTCGTTTATTGAAGAAGATGATAAAAAGGCAGCTGACAAGGAGAGTACGCCGGAATTGGTGGTCAGTAACACACAACTCGATTCTGCTTCGCATTCCAAAGTAAAGAAGACAACCGGACCCCAAAAAGAGGAACAGGCATCTGACATGGAAAGTTCACCGGAATTGGTGGTCAAGGTGCGGCCGGGTAGATCAAAGAGGTCGACTAGCACACAGCTCGATTCTGCTTCACATTTCAAAGTAAAGAAGAAAATTGAACCCAAAAAAGAGGAACAGACAGCTGACAAGGAAAGTTCATATTCCAAAGTAAAGAAGACAGTCGAACCCAAACAAGAGGAACAGGATGTTCCAGATGCACCACGCAGTCGATTAAGAAACGCAAAAACAATCGACAAG ATTCAGGAAAAGGCAGCCAAAATTGGGAATACACCCGAAGAAGGAGTCGTTGAAAAGATAGCAAGCAAGCGAGTAGGAAGACCTAGAAAGATCAAAACACCAACATCAACACCGCAGGAAAACATACAGAGTAAGATAAAGAAGGAGAACCCACCAGAGAAAGAAAATGCGAATACTAGTGCAGTGGCAAAACGGAGGGTGGGCAGACCTAGGAAGtcccaaaaaccaacaaataacaacaacaaataa
- the LOC108151032 gene encoding microtubule-associated protein futsch-like isoform X1, whose product MFDSGMAAVSLSINGQPAVLLQPDTVYRIGRKEAYEFCVADESMELLHALAIVYRAGVLRVLALMGKVFVNGLENGNVDISRKDAIDGKVKLRFGNVAAEAQIMEPIQHHDSSGFGESLKDTSVDTTSDSLVIPETEVQSVNTSANTTVGSFFVPETQAVVFDKGVSKGGKVSLGDDFMIPETQDLLSTPPVVVHNEKSNSIDEDASEMGTQIRICTQEFNNFDEDAFDDFDSSMIMGDSVTALSLRQRIENKNKQDVDEKDLELSALNWSATNPKCTVLNSTKAGELSPRELACIAPDLSGQNPSQNARNCTPDLFDLMNAGNVLSAKTIDKIQEKAAKIGNTPEEGVVEKIASKRVGRPRKIKTPTSTPQDTIQSKIKKENPPEKENANTSAVAKRRVGRPRKSQKPTEDKPELKVRRSETSSTTDKITTRNTSEEKAKGEPQSKAAETREFRELACITPDLSGQNPSQNAGNCTPDLFDLMNAGNVLSERSATPTLCGLKQLIVATIETPTATPIEVEDKENQDFIVTPSKEPASESPKNGNENNETNQDFIAPQPFPFHLKRKQERLQATESLKDRPDGELINQDFIETQPFPSKLKQNAWKAADYPKDRSYEEETNQDIIATQPFPLWKKKNRNAAESTEEHRDSEDNQDFIATEAFPSISKQASKNTPENKENIPVEKNDTEPKASTSKDAKNLNSRTYNEIMEILDKMAAGLPQPPDDPNEPQIKFVEPSIIMDENYNAKVARLESIYPDRDSKRLWGLPKLPEVLNSRIAGSESPPRTTRNACQRRLSDESPRIEPRKRPAAAENSPEPKNKISRLPLNSFIEEDDKKAADKESTPELVVSNTQLDSASHSKVKKTTGPQKEEQASDMESSPELVVKVRPGRSKRSTSTQLDSASHFKVKKKIEPKKEEQTADKESSYSKVKKTVEPKQEEQDVPDAPRSRLRNAKTIDKIQEKAAKIGNTPEEGVVEKIASKRVGRPRKIKTPTSTPQDTIQSKIKKENPPEKENANTSAVAKRRVGRPRKSQKPTEDKPELKVRRSETSSTTDKITTRNTSEEKAKGEPQSKAAETREFRELACITPDLSGQNPSQNAGNCTPDLFDLMNAGNVLSAKTIDKIQEKAAKIGNTPEEGVVEKIASKRVGRPRKIKTPTSTPQENIQSKIKKENPPEKENANTSAVAKRRVGRPRKSQKPTNNNNK is encoded by the exons ATGTTTGATTCCGGGATGGCAGCTGTAAGCTTAAGCATAAACGGGCAGCCGGCCGTCCTTCTACAGCCCGATACTGTTTACCGCATTGGGCGCAAGGAAGCATATGAGTTCTGTGTCGCCGATGAA TCCATGGAGCTGTTGCATGCTTTGGCAATTGTCTATCGAGCGGGTGTCCTTCGCGTGTTGGCGCTGATGGGAAAGGTATTCGTGAATGGCCTGGAGAACGGCAATGTGGACATCAGCCGAAAGGATGCCATCGATGGAAAGGTAAAGTTACGCTTCGGTAATGTGGCAGCCGAAGCGCAAATAATGGAACCTATTCAG CACCATGATAGCAGTGGATTCGGCGAATCCCTCAAGGACACATCCGTCGATACAACATCAGACAGTCTCGTTATACCAGAAACGGAGGTGCAGTCGGTCAACACAAGTGCTAATACAACGGTTGGTAGCTTTTTTGTACCCGAAACCCAAGCTGTGGTCTTTGATAAAGGAGTCTCGAAGGGCGGCAAAGTTTCGCTGGGCGATGACTTCATGATACCCGAGACGCAAGATCTCCTTAGTACTCCACCAGTTGTTGTCCACAATGAGAAATCCAATTCTATCGATGAAGATGCCTCTGAAATGGGCACGCAGATACGCATTTGCACCCAGGAATTCAATAATTTCGATGAGGATGCATTTGATGACTTCGATTCATCTATGATAATGGGAGATTCTGTGACGGCACTATCGCTTCGTCAGCGcattgaaaacaaaaacaagcaGG ATGTCGATGAAAAGGACCTGGAACTGAGTGCCTTAAATTGGTCTGCAACTAATCCAAAATGCACTGTCTTGAATAGCACCAAGGCGGGAGAATTGTCTCCTCGGGAACTTGCTTGTATTGCACCAGACCTATCCGGCCAGAATCCATCTCAAAATGCAAGAAATTGTACTCCTGATCTATTTGATTTGATGAATGCTGGTAATGTACTGTCCGCAAAAACAATCGACAAGATTCAGGAAAAGGCAGCCAAAATTGGGAATACACCCGAAGAAGGAGTCGTTGAAAAGATAGCAAGCAAGCGAGTAGGAAGACCGAGAAAGATCAAAACACCAACATCAACACCGCAGGACACCATACAGAGTAAGATAAAGAAGGAGAACCCACCAGAGAAAGAAAATGCGAATACTAGTGCAGTGGCAAAACGGAGGGTGGGCAGACCTAGGAAGTCCCAAAAACCAACAGAAGATAAACCAGAACTAAAAGTGAGAAGAAGTGAGACATCATCTACAACAGATAAGATCACTACGAGGAACACGTCAGAGGAGAAAGCTAAAGGAGAACCACaatccaaagctgctgaaacTCGAGAATTTCGGGAACTTGCTTGTATTACACCAGACCTATCCGGCCAAAATCCATCTCAAAATGCAGGAAATTGTACTCCTGATCTATTTGACTTGATGAATGCTGGTAATGTACTGTCCGAGAGATCCGCCACACCAACGCTTTGCGGGCTAAAGCAGTTGATTGTGGCCACCATAGAGACACCAACAGCAACTCCTATCGAAGTGGAGGACAAAGAAAATCAGGACTTTATTGTCACTCCGAGCAAAGAGCCAGCAAGCGAATCTCCCAAAAATGGCAACGAAAATAACGAAACTAATCAGGATTTCATTGCCCCTCAGCCGTTTCCCTTTCACTTAAAGCGCAAGCAAGAAAGATTGCAAGCAACCGAATCTCTTAAAGATCGCCCTGATGGCGAGCTCATAAATCAGGATTTCATAGAAACTCAGCCATTTCCTTCGAAGCTCAAACAAAATGCCTGGAAAGCAGCCGACTATCCTAAAGACCGCAGCTATGAGGAGGAAACTAATCAAGATATCATTGCCACTCAGCCGTTCCCCTTATGGAAGAAGAAAAATAGGAACGCAGCTGAATCAACTGAAGAACACCGCGACAGTGAGGACAATCAAGATTTTATAGCCACGGAGGCATTCCCCTCGATAAGCAAGCAAGCAAGTAAGAACACTCCAGAAAATAAAGAGAACATTCCAGTTGAAAAAAATGATACAGAACCCAAAGCTTCTACTTCCAAAGACGCAAAAA ATTTGAATTCTCGTACATATAATGAAATCATGGAGATACTGGACAAAATGGCTGCAGGCCTTCCACAGCCGCCTGATGATCCAAACGAACCTCAAATTAAGTTCGTTGAACCTTCCATTATTATGGATGAAAACTATAATGCTAAG GTTGCCCGTCTAGAATCCATCTATCCGGACAGGGACAGCAAGCGGCTTTGGGGCTTACCGAAATTACCCGAAGTCTTGAATAGCCGCATAGCCGGATCGGAGTCACCTCCACGTACTA CAAGAAACGCATGTCAACGACGCCTTTCAGACGAATCACCAAGAATTGAGCCCAGAAAACGGCCAGCGGCTGCAGAAAACTCACCCGAAC CTAAAAATAAGATCAGCCGTCTACCTTTGAATTCGTTTATTGAAGAAGATGATAAAAAGGCAGCTGACAAGGAGAGTACGCCGGAATTGGTGGTCAGTAACACACAACTCGATTCTGCTTCGCATTCCAAAGTAAAGAAGACAACCGGACCCCAAAAAGAGGAACAGGCATCTGACATGGAAAGTTCACCGGAATTGGTGGTCAAGGTGCGGCCGGGTAGATCAAAGAGGTCGACTAGCACACAGCTCGATTCTGCTTCACATTTCAAAGTAAAGAAGAAAATTGAACCCAAAAAAGAGGAACAGACAGCTGACAAGGAAAGTTCATATTCCAAAGTAAAGAAGACAGTCGAACCCAAACAAGAGGAACAGGATGTTCCAGATGCACCACGCAGTCGATTAAGAAACGCAAAAACAATCGACAAGATTCAGGAAAAGGCAGCCAAAATTGGGAATACACCCGAAGAAGGAGTCGTTGAAAAGATAGCAAGCAAGCGAGTAGGAAGACCTAGAAAGATCAAAACACCAACATCAACACCGCAGGACACCATACAGAGTAAGATAAAGAAGGAGAACCCACCAGAGAAAGAAAATGCGAATACTAGTGCAGTGGCAAAACGGAGGGTGGGCAGACCTAGGAAGTCCCAAAAACCAACAGAAGATAAACCAGAACTAAAAGTGAGAAGAAGTGAGACATCATCTACAACAGATAAGATCACTACGAGGAACACGTCAGAGGAGAAAGCTAAAGGAGAACCACaatccaaagctgctgaaacTCGAGAATTTCGGGAACTTGCTTGTATTACACCAGACCTATCCGGCCAAAATCCATCTCAAAATGCAGGAAATTGTACTCCTGATCTATTTGATTTGATGAATGCTGGTAATGTACTGTCCGCAAAAACAATCGACAAGATTCAGGAAAAGGCAGCCAAAATTGGGAATACACCCGAAGAAGGAGTCGTTGAAAAGATAGCAAGCAAGCGAGTAGGAAGACCTAGAAAGATCAAAACACCAACATCAACACCGCAGGAAAACATACAGAGTAAGATAAAGAAGGAGAACCCACCAGAGAAAGAAAATGCGAATACTAGTGCAGTGGCAAAACGGAGGGTGGGCAGACCTAGGAAGtcccaaaaaccaacaaataacaacaacaaataa
- the LOC108165301 gene encoding uncharacterized protein LOC108165301, with protein MFDSGMAAVSLSINGQPAVLLQPDTVYRIGRKEAYEFCVADESMELLHALAIVYRAGVLRVFALMGKVFVNGLENGNVDISRKDAIDGKVKLRFGNVAAEAQIMEPIQHHDSSGFGESLKDTSVDTTSDSLVIPETEVQSVNTSANTTVGSFFVPETQAVVFDKGVSKGGKVSLGDDFMIPETQDLLSTPPVVVHNEKSNSIDEDASEMGTQIRICTQEFNNFDEDAFDDFDSSMIMGDSVTALSLRQRIENKNKQDVDEKDLELSALNWSATNPKCTVLNSTKAGELSPRELACITPDLSGQNPSQNAGNCTPDLFDLMNAGNVLSERSATPTLCGLKQLIVATIETPTATPIEVEDKENQDFIVTPSKEPASESPKNGNENNETNQDFIATQPFPFHLKRKQERLQATESLKDRPDGELINQDFIETQPFPSKLKQNAWKAADYPKDRSYEEETNQDFIATQPFPLWKKKNRNAAELTEEHRDSEDNQDFIATEAFPSISKQASKNTPENKENIPVEKNDTEPKASTSKDAKNLNSRTYNEIMEILDKMAAGLPQPPDDPNEPQIKFVEPSIIMDENYNAKVARLESIYPDRDSKRLWGLPKLPEVLNSRIAGSESPPRTTRNACQRRLSDESPRIEPRKRPAAAESSPEPKNKISRLPLNSFIEEDDKKAADKESTPELVVSNTQLDSASHSKVKKTTGPQKEEQASDMESSPELVVKVRPGRSKRSTSTQLDSASHSKVKKKIEPKKEEQTADKESSYSKVKKTVEPKQEKQDVPDAPRSRLRNAKTIDKIQEKAAKIGNTPEEGVVEKIASKRVGRPRKIKTPTSTPQDTIQSRIKKENPPEKENANTSAVAKRRVGRPRKSQKPTEDKPELKVRRSETSSTTDKITTRNTSEEKAKGEPQSKAAETRGLVKRKQLTKSTSVTEEDNGPTTSTAAAAQKENLGRRGRSISSTGTVASSQANALKAINEHVRKAKGQGKIKIAFSMCNLAELASVLKALKHSVEKTDDPLNCDVLIMDKGDRTYKFLVGIAASKPILSSSWLQSMRASSRATVQTEHLFSDSNFEKLYKFDPLMAMQHPQLLSGLNFMLCEGIQPNQKEMKAIIESAGGKVHREPPAQEENLYVITVAKDKKRYKRILQNRAHVQYITTEGIMKTLVQHNLDLLNDPKVQI; from the exons ATGTTTGATTCCGGGATGGCAGCTGTAAGCTTAAGCATAAACGGGCAGCCGGCCGTCCTTCTACAGCCCGATACTGTTTACCGCATTGGGCGCAAGGAAGCATATGAGTTCTGTGTCGCCGATGAA TCCATGGAGCTGTTGCATGCTTTGGCAATTGTCTATCGAGCGGGTGTCCTTCGCGTGTTTGCGCTGATGGGAAAGGTATTCGTGAATGGCCTGGAGAACGGCAATGTGGACATCAGCCGAAAGGATGCCATCGATGGAAAGGTAAAGTTACGCTTCGGTAATGTGGCAGCCGAAGCGCAAATAATGGAACCTATTCAG CACCATGATAGCAGTGGATTCGGCGAATCCCTCAAGGACACATCCGTCGATACAACATCAGACAGTCTCGTTATACCAGAAACGGAGGTGCAGTCGGTCAACACAAGTGCTAATACAACGGTTGGTAGCTTCTTTGTACCCGAAACCCAAGCTGTGGTCTTTGATAAAGGAGTCTCGAAGGGCGGCAAAGTTTCGCTGGGCGATGACTTCATGATACCCGAGACGCAAGATCTCCTTAGTACTCCACCAGTTGTTGTCCACAATGAGAAATCCAATTCTATCGATGAAGATGCCTCTGAAATGGGCACGCAGATACGCATTTGCACCCAGGAATTCAATAATTTCGATGAGGATGCATTTGATGACTTCGATTCATCTATGATAATGGGAGATTCTGTGACGGCACTATCGCTTCGTCAGCGcattgaaaacaaaaacaagcaGG ATGTCGATGAAAAGGACCTGGAACTGAGTGCCTTAAATTGGTCTGCAACTAATCCAAAATGCACTGTCTTGAATAGCACCAAGGCGGGAGAATTGTCTCCTCGGGAACTTGCTTGTATTACACCAGACCTATCCGGCCAGAATCCATCTCAAAATGCAGGAAATTGTACTCCTGATCTATTTGATTTGATGAATGCTGGTAATGTACTGTCCGAGAGATCCGCCACACCAACGCTTTGCGGGCTAAAGCAGTTGATTGTGGCCACCATAGAGACACCAACAGCAACTCCTATCGAAGTGGAGGACAAAGAAAATCAGGACTTTATTGTCACTCCGAGCAAAGAGCCAGCAAGCGAATCTCCCAAAAATGGCAACGAAAATAACGAAACTAATCAGGATTTCATTGCCACTCAGCCGTTTCCCTTTCACTTAAAGCGCAAGCAAGAAAGATTGCAAGCAACCGAATCTCTTAAAGATCGCCCTGATGGCGAGCTCATAAATCAGGATTTCATAGAAACTCAGCCATTTCCTTCGAAGCTCAAACAAAATGCCTGGAAAGCAGCCGACTATCCTAAAGACCGCAGCTATGAGGAGGAAACTAATCAAGATTTCATTGCCACTCAGCCGTTCCCCTTATGGAAGAAGAAAAATAGGAACGCAGCTGAATTAACTGAAGAACACCGCGACAGTGAGGACAATCAAGATTTTATAGCCACGGAGGCATTCCCCTCGATAAGCAAGCAAGCAAGTAAGAACACTCCAGAAAATAAAGAGAACATTCCAGTTGAAAAAAATGATACAGAACCCAAAGCTTCTACTTCCAAAGACGCAAAAA ATTTGAATTCCCGTACATATAATGAAATCATGGAGATACTGGACAAAATGGCTGCAGGCCTTCCACAGCCGCCTGATGATCCAAACGAACCTCAAATTAAGTTCGTTGAACCTTCCATTATTATGGATGAAAACTATAATGCTAAG GTTGCCCGTCTAGAATCCATCTATCCGGACAGGGACAGCAAGCGGCTTTGGGGTTTACCGAAATTACCCGAAGTCTTGAATAGCCGCATAGCCGGATCGGAGTCACCTCCACGTACTA CAAGAAACGCATGTCAACGACGCCTTTCAGACGAATCACCCAGAATTGAGCCCAGAAAACGGCCAGCGGCTGCAGAAAGCTCACCCGAAC CTAAAAATAAGATCAGCCGTCTACCTTTGAATTCGTTTATTGAAGAAGATGATAAAAAGGCAGCTGACAAGGAGAGTACGCCGGAATTGGTGGTCAGTAACACACAGCTCGATTCTGCTTCGCATTCCAAAGTAAAGAAGACAACCGGACCCCAAAAAGAGGAACAGGCATCTGACATGGAAAGTTCACCGGAATTGGTGGTCAAGGTGCGGCCGGGTAGATCAAAGAGGTCGACTAGCACACAGCTCGATTCTGCTTCACATTCCAAAGTAAAGAAGAAAATTGAACCCAAAAAAGAGGAACAGACAGCTGACAAGGAAAGTTCATATTCCAAAGTAAAGAAGACAGTCGAACCCAAACAAGAGAAACAGGATGTTCCAGATGCACCACGCAGTCGATTAAGAAACGCAAAAACAATCGACAAGATTCAGGAAAAGGCAGCCAAAATTGGGAATACACCCGAAGAAGGAGTCGTTGAAAAGATAGCAAGCAAGCGAGTAGGAAGACCTAGAAAGATCAAAACACCAACATCAACACCGCAGGACACCATACAGAGTAGGATAAAGAAGGAGAACCCACCAGAGAAAGAAAATGCGAATACTAGTGCAGTGGCAAAACGGAGGGTGGGCAGACCTAGGAAGTCCCAAAAACCAACAGAAGATAAACCAGAACTAAAAGTGAGAAGAAGTGAGACATCATCTACAACAGATAAGATCACTACGAGGAACACGTCAGAGGAGAAAGCTAAAGGAGAACCACAATCCAAAGCTGCAGAAACTCGAGGATTGGTAAAAAGAAAGCAGCTAACAAAATCGACCTCTGTCACTGAAGAGGATAATGGACCAACTACAAgtactgcagcagcagcacaaaaAGAAAATCTTGGGCGAAGGGGAAGATCAATTAGTA gcacaggcacagtcGCGTCATCTCAAGCGAATGCCCTTAAAG CCATTAACGAACATGTGAGGAAGGCAAAAGGACAAGGAAAAATCAAAATAGCATTCTCGATGTGTAATCTAGCTGAGCTGGCGTCAGTTCTGAAGGCCTTGAAGC ATTCTGTGGAGAAAACGGATGATCCCCTGAACTGCGACGTCCTCATCATGGACAAGGGTGATCGCACGTACAAATTCCTGGTGGGAATAGCTGCCAGTAAACCTATACTCTCCAGTTCCTGGCTTCAATCCATGAGGGCATCGTCTCGTGCAACTGTTCAGACAGAACACCTCTTCTCAGACTCAAACTTCGAGAAGTTGTACAAATTCGATCCTCTAATGGCAATGCAGCATCCACAATTGTTGAGTGGGCTTAACTTTATGCTCTGCGAGGGTATCCAACCGAATCAAAAAGAAATGAAAG CAATCATTGAAAGTGCTGGTGGAAAGGTCCACAGAGAACCGCCAGCGCAGGAAGAGAATCTGTATGTCATAACTGTAGCCAAGGATAAAAAACGCTACAAGCGAATCCTGCAAAATCGTGCCCATGTTCAGTACATAACCACAGAGGGCATCATGAAGACACTGGTGCAGCATAATCTGGATCTGTTAAACGACCCTAAGGTACAAATTTGA